From one Synechocystis sp. PCC 6803 substr. PCC-P genomic stretch:
- a CDS encoding ABC transporter ATP-binding protein codes for MPPIYQLLWQMIRYAQKLYWLDTILWLFILGIPIVPGLLIRQFFDTLTSQTQIKESPWVWIGLFLAVGLGRMAAIFTGRITKTQHRFLMSGLVRHNLFQGLLHRPGAELASGAVDGQKVSPGEMLSYFRDDALQIEDTVVGTNEIFAAGVFAVVSVALLLSVNREMTLLVFVPLCLITALAHHAEHRLKRYRRASRHGTQQVTGFIGEMFTAVQAIKVAGAETEMLEELRKRGDLRRRLMVRDQVFNAILNSGFENTVSIGTGLILLLAAQSLGPQGNFTVGDFTLFVYYLSFVSDFLAFFGVFLASVKQSEVSFERMAVLVNGGECPSPSTVNPTSFPLTYPHHLYLKPILGSQPALPPLSTPAQTDPLQELRVEGLVYHYPGSDNGIADISFSLQRGSLTVITGRVGVGKTTLIRTLLGLLPKQSGKIIWNGLEIAEPATFFVPPRAAYTPQIPQLFSTSLRENLLLGLADDVSPEQLNQAIATAVFEQDLALMPKGLDTQVGTRGVRLSGGQKQRVAAARMLVRQPELLVFDDLSSALDLETEQKLWRRLFSTGHQRHSAVYTPTCLVVSHRPSVIEQADTIVLLEAGRIVFSGTPAQFNREMMGKNIVF; via the coding sequence ATGCCACCTATCTATCAACTGCTTTGGCAGATGATCCGCTATGCCCAGAAACTTTATTGGTTGGATACCATATTGTGGCTATTTATTCTGGGAATACCCATAGTACCGGGACTGCTAATTCGTCAGTTTTTTGACACCTTAACCAGCCAAACCCAAATTAAGGAATCTCCCTGGGTCTGGATTGGCCTATTTTTAGCGGTGGGACTAGGCAGAATGGCGGCAATTTTTACTGGGCGGATCACAAAAACCCAACACCGCTTTTTGATGAGTGGATTGGTGCGCCACAACCTGTTCCAGGGATTATTGCATCGCCCTGGGGCAGAACTAGCCAGCGGAGCAGTGGACGGCCAGAAGGTTTCCCCTGGGGAAATGCTGAGCTATTTTCGCGATGATGCTCTACAGATTGAAGACACAGTGGTGGGCACTAATGAAATCTTTGCCGCTGGGGTGTTTGCGGTGGTTTCCGTGGCCCTACTGTTGAGCGTCAACAGGGAAATGACCTTACTGGTTTTTGTGCCCCTATGTCTAATCACTGCCCTGGCCCACCACGCTGAGCATCGCCTGAAACGTTATCGCCGAGCCAGTCGCCATGGAACTCAACAGGTAACCGGATTCATTGGGGAGATGTTTACCGCTGTGCAGGCCATCAAGGTGGCCGGGGCCGAAACTGAAATGTTAGAGGAACTAAGAAAAAGAGGCGATCTCCGCCGTCGTTTAATGGTGCGAGACCAGGTTTTTAATGCCATCCTCAATTCCGGCTTTGAAAATACTGTCAGCATTGGTACCGGACTAATTTTACTTTTAGCGGCCCAAAGTCTTGGTCCCCAAGGTAACTTCACTGTGGGAGATTTTACCCTCTTTGTTTACTACCTCTCTTTTGTGAGTGATTTTTTAGCTTTTTTTGGGGTTTTTCTTGCTTCTGTGAAACAAAGTGAAGTCTCCTTTGAGCGCATGGCAGTTTTAGTCAACGGTGGTGAATGCCCTTCTCCTAGCACAGTTAATCCCACCTCCTTTCCCCTCACCTATCCCCATCATCTCTATCTCAAACCTATTTTGGGCTCCCAACCGGCCTTACCTCCCCTCTCAACCCCAGCCCAAACCGATCCTTTACAAGAACTAAGAGTAGAAGGATTAGTTTACCATTATCCAGGCAGTGACAATGGCATTGCTGATATCAGCTTTAGCTTACAACGGGGCAGTTTGACGGTAATTACGGGACGGGTGGGGGTAGGTAAAACAACCCTAATTCGCACGCTACTAGGGCTACTGCCCAAACAATCAGGCAAAATTATTTGGAATGGCTTGGAAATTGCCGAACCAGCGACTTTCTTCGTTCCGCCTCGGGCCGCCTACACTCCCCAAATTCCCCAATTATTCAGCACTTCTCTACGAGAAAATTTGTTGCTGGGACTAGCAGATGATGTTTCACCGGAGCAATTAAACCAGGCGATCGCCACCGCTGTTTTTGAGCAGGATTTGGCTCTGATGCCCAAGGGTCTTGATACCCAAGTAGGAACAAGGGGAGTTCGACTTTCCGGTGGCCAGAAACAACGGGTAGCGGCGGCCAGGATGCTCGTTCGTCAACCGGAATTACTGGTGTTTGACGACCTTTCCAGCGCTCTGGATCTGGAAACTGAACAAAAACTATGGCGGCGCCTATTTAGCACTGGGCACCAACGTCATTCTGCTGTTTACACCCCCACTTGCTTGGTAGTTTCCCATCGTCCATCGGTCATAGAGCAGGCTGATACGATCGTTTTGCTAGAAGCTGGAAGGATTGTTTTTTCTGGCACTCCAGCTCAGTTTAATCGGGAAATGATGGGAAAAAATATTGTTTTTTAG
- a CDS encoding DUF5615 family PIN-like protein codes for MKLLFDENLSPKLPIQLGDLFPNSLHVRNVGMEATIDPIVWDYAKNNDLMIVSKDADMHDLSLVFGSPPKVIWLRLGNCSTSQVENLLRREFRMIQLFYEDKNSSLLALSWPD; via the coding sequence ATGAAATTATTGTTTGACGAAAATCTCTCTCCTAAATTGCCCATTCAATTGGGCGATCTTTTTCCTAATTCCCTTCATGTGCGAAATGTTGGAATGGAGGCAACAATTGATCCTATCGTTTGGGATTATGCAAAAAATAATGACTTAATGATTGTCTCTAAAGATGCAGACATGCACGATCTTAGTCTGGTGTTTGGTAGCCCTCCCAAAGTTATTTGGCTTCGATTAGGAAACTGCTCTACTTCACAGGTTGAAAATTTACTGCGTCGAGAATTTAGGATGATCCAATTATTTTATGAAGATAAAAATTCGTCTTTGCTTGCTCTTTCATGGCCAGATTAG
- a CDS encoding DUF433 domain-containing protein has translation MNYRNYITIEPNKRGGKPCVRGLRITVYEVLEYLASEMTEAEILEDFPDLTKEDLKACIAYAADRERRLMISPLSA, from the coding sequence ATGAACTACAGAAACTACATTACGATTGAACCCAATAAACGAGGAGGTAAACCTTGTGTGCGCGGTTTACGTATCACTGTTTATGAAGTACTCGAATATTTAGCGTCTGAGATGACTGAGGCGGAAATTCTCGAAGATTTTCCAGATTTAACTAAAGAAGATTTGAAGGCTTGTATTGCTTATGCAGCCGACCGTGAACGTCGATTGATGATTTCTCCCCTGTCTGCATGA
- a CDS encoding DUF4336 domain-containing protein → MTMRQSLSRSSQPSQTWPYWYLVPIYPYSQRQTLVREVVPDTIWVLEQVQGIFYVVVPIRMTVVRLNTGGLLIYSPIAPTAECLQLLGQLTAKYGPVKYIILPTISGLEHKANVPSLARHCPEATVYVAPGQWSFPLNLPLSWLGFPGDRTKILPADSSETPFAGEFDYAYLGPLDLRLGKFGEVAFFHWSSHTLLVTDTLLVLSENPPPVLELDPTPLMFHARDKAGDRPEDNLANRAKGWQRICLFALYFQASTLEVPNWNQVWQEAKQVGDRRRENYFGLYPFRWRRDWQNTFQTLWGGGKVRVAPILQELILNREPEAVWQWVEKITSWPVETLIPCHFSAPVATNGEQIRQAFSFLQKSFSDNEESLPQEDRQILQRIDQFLVRWRITPPPTSKRE, encoded by the coding sequence GTGACGATGCGGCAGTCCCTTTCCCGATCTTCCCAGCCCAGTCAGACCTGGCCCTACTGGTATCTGGTGCCCATTTATCCCTACAGTCAAAGGCAAACTTTGGTGCGGGAAGTGGTACCGGACACTATCTGGGTGTTGGAGCAGGTACAGGGAATTTTTTATGTGGTAGTACCCATCCGCATGACGGTGGTGCGCCTGAACACGGGGGGATTGCTAATTTACTCTCCCATTGCCCCCACGGCAGAATGTTTGCAATTGTTGGGGCAACTAACGGCCAAATATGGCCCAGTGAAGTATATTATCCTACCCACCATTTCCGGGTTGGAACATAAGGCTAATGTACCGTCTCTAGCTCGCCATTGTCCAGAAGCAACGGTCTATGTAGCCCCAGGCCAATGGAGTTTTCCCCTTAATTTACCTCTCAGTTGGTTGGGATTTCCAGGCGATCGAACGAAAATTTTGCCCGCTGATAGTAGCGAAACTCCCTTTGCCGGGGAATTTGATTACGCTTACCTCGGGCCGTTGGATTTACGCCTGGGCAAGTTTGGCGAAGTGGCTTTTTTCCATTGGTCTAGTCATACTTTACTGGTGACGGATACCCTGTTGGTTTTGTCGGAAAATCCCCCCCCGGTCTTGGAACTAGACCCCACTCCCCTAATGTTCCATGCCAGGGATAAGGCTGGCGATCGCCCGGAAGATAATCTCGCCAATCGAGCCAAGGGGTGGCAACGCATTTGTTTATTTGCTCTCTATTTCCAAGCTAGTACCCTAGAAGTACCTAATTGGAACCAGGTGTGGCAAGAAGCAAAACAAGTTGGCGATCGCCGTCGGGAAAATTATTTTGGTTTGTACCCATTTCGGTGGCGCAGGGATTGGCAGAACACTTTTCAAACCCTGTGGGGCGGCGGCAAAGTACGGGTGGCTCCCATTTTGCAAGAGCTAATTCTCAACCGGGAACCGGAAGCCGTATGGCAATGGGTAGAAAAAATTACTAGCTGGCCGGTGGAAACCCTCATTCCCTGTCACTTTTCTGCCCCAGTGGCTACCAATGGAGAGCAAATCCGCCAAGCCTTTAGCTTTTTACAAAAGTCTTTCTCTGACAATGAAGAGTCATTACCCCAAGAAGATCGGCAAATTCTGCAACGCATTGACCAATTCCTGGTACGTTGGCGCATCACCCCACCACCGACTAGTAAACGTGAATAA
- the psb28 gene encoding photosystem II reaction center protein Psb28: MAEIQFSKGVAETVVPEVRLSKSKNGQSGMAKFYFLEPTILAKESTDDITGMYLIDDEGEIITREVKGKFINGRPTAIEATVILNSQPEWDRFMRFMERYGAENGLGFSKSE; the protein is encoded by the coding sequence ATGGCTGAAATTCAATTTTCCAAGGGAGTTGCAGAAACCGTTGTCCCAGAAGTGCGCCTCAGCAAGTCGAAGAATGGGCAGTCCGGCATGGCAAAATTCTATTTCTTGGAACCGACAATTCTAGCGAAAGAAAGCACCGATGATATTACCGGCATGTATTTAATCGACGACGAAGGGGAAATTATCACCAGGGAAGTAAAGGGCAAATTTATCAATGGCCGTCCTACGGCGATCGAGGCCACGGTGATCCTCAATTCCCAACCGGAATGGGACCGTTTTATGCGCTTTATGGAGCGCTACGGCGCAGAAAATGGCTTAGGTTTTTCCAAATCTGAATAA
- a CDS encoding ATP-dependent DNA helicase, with product MTLISLTPHHGIDPGSGRKNTPMGLLETQVHHLLKAQQRQQTIPPWPHSLTMGRLVSRALRLRRSALIQTGCLPPTYGPSYLLPCLLSDQPIRLVTTPKRKQDLETAILPALQMALQSNDPDLVITWPEIVTPDQWLQENLGPLPHIAPALTAIEQVEHLEDWTRDFLSHHLDWNTLQPLFAQTPQGQDQVLTHWSRLSQSLFARPINPHGFYPLDGEELKELNQAVTEQLTISQGENAIKQENIQKIQQFWQFWQEQTDNHLLWAEVDRQQGRISLHVSPVNVQPWLQPIWQSSDQGQGDFIDGGQDSDQAAFVLIGSFLDAEKTAPTYCKTLGLGNLLCLKFSPHRLQDALTIYLPDRLPLPNTPAFQTTLLTEIERILTEIMAVQPDTFVVILLDDLPLKAQLGSQLAAKLGSGVKVEPTPNFAPGILVAGWQYWCAQREKFPPPALLILGTLPIPSLENPLVAKRVQHHKRHHQDWFRDYLLPVALKDLQQAVLPLRESGGWLAILDDRVNSRSYGREVLKALAPYGKRNYFDPQDLPQVTTAQK from the coding sequence ATGACATTAATTTCGTTAACTCCCCATCATGGCATAGATCCCGGTAGTGGCCGAAAAAACACCCCCATGGGACTACTCGAAACCCAAGTTCACCACCTGCTCAAAGCCCAACAGCGCCAACAAACCATTCCCCCCTGGCCCCATTCGTTAACCATGGGTCGTTTGGTATCCCGGGCCCTGCGACTACGGCGATCGGCCTTGATTCAAACTGGTTGTTTGCCCCCCACCTACGGCCCCAGTTATCTATTGCCCTGTTTACTTAGTGATCAGCCCATTCGCCTGGTCACCACCCCCAAACGTAAGCAAGATTTGGAAACGGCTATTTTGCCCGCTTTGCAAATGGCCCTACAAAGTAATGATCCCGATTTGGTCATCACCTGGCCGGAAATTGTTACGCCTGACCAATGGCTACAAGAGAATTTAGGGCCATTGCCCCATATTGCCCCCGCCTTAACGGCGATCGAGCAGGTAGAACATTTAGAAGATTGGACCAGGGATTTTCTTTCCCATCACCTAGATTGGAACACCCTCCAACCCCTTTTTGCCCAAACTCCCCAGGGCCAAGACCAAGTTCTAACCCATTGGAGCCGCCTCAGTCAGTCCCTCTTTGCCCGCCCCATCAACCCCCATGGTTTTTATCCCTTGGATGGAGAAGAATTAAAGGAGTTAAATCAGGCGGTAACGGAACAGTTGACGATTAGTCAGGGTGAAAATGCCATTAAGCAAGAAAATATTCAGAAAATTCAGCAGTTTTGGCAGTTTTGGCAAGAACAAACCGATAACCATCTCCTCTGGGCCGAAGTGGACCGACAGCAGGGCAGAATCAGTCTCCACGTCAGTCCGGTCAATGTACAGCCCTGGCTACAGCCGATTTGGCAAAGCTCCGATCAAGGTCAGGGAGATTTTATTGATGGAGGCCAAGACAGCGATCAAGCCGCCTTTGTCCTCATCGGCAGTTTTTTAGACGCTGAGAAAACCGCCCCCACCTATTGCAAAACTTTGGGTTTGGGAAATTTACTCTGCTTAAAGTTTTCTCCCCACCGTCTCCAGGATGCGTTAACCATTTACCTCCCCGATCGCCTACCCTTACCCAATACCCCAGCCTTCCAAACCACTTTGCTAACGGAAATCGAACGCATTTTGACAGAAATCATGGCGGTGCAACCGGACACCTTTGTGGTGATTTTGCTTGACGATTTACCGCTCAAAGCCCAATTAGGCAGTCAACTAGCGGCCAAATTAGGCTCTGGAGTGAAAGTGGAACCGACCCCCAACTTTGCTCCTGGTATTTTGGTGGCGGGCTGGCAATATTGGTGTGCTCAAAGAGAAAAGTTTCCCCCGCCGGCCCTGCTAATTCTGGGCACTTTGCCCATTCCTTCCCTGGAAAATCCCCTGGTGGCCAAACGAGTACAACACCACAAACGCCACCATCAAGACTGGTTCCGGGACTATTTACTACCAGTGGCATTGAAAGATTTACAGCAGGCAGTGTTACCCCTACGAGAGTCCGGCGGTTGGTTAGCTATCTTGGATGACCGGGTCAATTCCCGCAGTTACGGCCGGGAAGTGCTCAAAGCCCTAGCGCCCTACGGCAAAAGGAATTATTTTGATCCCCAGGATTTGCCCCAGGTGACAACAGCTCAGAAGTGA
- a CDS encoding transposase, with protein MRQLCGDSVRIGVVKRSSKEFELLAKRWVIERTFGWLNRYRRLNKDCELYTEISEAMIYGVLIRIMLSRIIVVSNKAETLNATVRTDNFIKRRVNRSVHSSSFQGTKVMLNII; from the coding sequence ATGAGGCAATTGTGTGGAGATTCAGTGCGAATTGGGGTCGTTAAGCGTTCATCCAAAGAATTTGAACTTTTAGCCAAGCGTTGGGTGATAGAGCGTACTTTTGGTTGGTTAAATCGCTATCGGCGATTAAACAAGGATTGCGAACTTTATACCGAAATAAGTGAAGCAATGATTTATGGTGTCCTCATCCGTATAATGCTTTCTCGTATTATAGTAGTTTCAAATAAAGCTGAGACGCTAAACGCCACAGTAAGAACGGATAATTTCATCAAGAGACGTGTCAATAGGAGCGTACATTCTAGCTCGTTTCAAGGCACTAAAGTCATGCTCAATATCATTTAA
- a CDS encoding IS630-like element ISTcSa family transposase, producing the protein MAYSLDLRQRVVAYIEAGGKITEASKIYKIGKASIYRWLNRVDLSPTKVERRHRKLDWEALKKDVEENPDARLIDRAKKFGVRPSAVYYALKKMKINRKKKELRYRERNREERVKYYRMLRELIKLYGSQAIVYIDESGFEAIQACIYAWSKKGKKVYGDRQGKRGVRENLVAGRRKGKKDLIAPMVFTGSLNAEGFEGWLKLYLLPSLDIPSILIMDNAPIHRKTAIKELAKEAGHEVLFLPKYSPDLNDIEHDFSALKRARMYAPIDTSLDEIIRSYCGV; encoded by the coding sequence ATGGCTTACAGTTTAGATTTAAGGCAAAGGGTAGTAGCTTATATAGAAGCTGGAGGAAAAATAACTGAGGCTTCCAAGATATATAAAATAGGAAAAGCCTCGATATACAGATGGTTAAATAGAGTAGATTTAAGCCCAACAAAAGTAGAGCGTCGCCATAGGAAATTAGACTGGGAAGCTCTAAAAAAAGACGTAGAAGAAAATCCCGATGCAAGATTGATAGACAGAGCCAAGAAATTTGGAGTGAGGCCGAGTGCCGTATATTACGCATTAAAGAAAATGAAAATAAACAGAAAAAAAAAAGAACTACGTTATCGAGAAAGAAACCGGGAGGAACGAGTTAAGTACTATAGAATGTTAAGAGAACTAATTAAGCTCTATGGTAGTCAAGCTATAGTTTACATAGATGAATCTGGATTCGAAGCAATCCAGGCTTGTATTTATGCCTGGTCAAAAAAAGGAAAAAAAGTTTATGGAGATAGACAAGGAAAAAGGGGAGTCAGAGAAAATCTAGTAGCAGGGAGAAGAAAAGGAAAAAAAGATTTGATTGCGCCGATGGTTTTTACCGGGAGTTTGAATGCAGAAGGCTTTGAAGGATGGTTAAAATTATATTTGCTACCCTCCCTCGACATTCCATCAATATTAATAATGGATAATGCTCCTATTCATCGTAAAACTGCCATTAAAGAATTGGCTAAAGAAGCAGGTCATGAAGTTCTTTTTTTGCCGAAATATTCTCCTGATTTAAATGATATTGAGCATGACTTTAGTGCCTTGAAACGAGCTAGAATGTACGCTCCTATTGACACGTCTCTTGATGAAATTATCCGTTCTTACTGTGGCGTTTAG
- the hypD gene encoding hydrogenase formation protein HypD: MKYVDEYRDAQAVAHYRQAIAREITKPWTLMEICGGQTHSIVKYGLDALLPKNLTLIHGPGCPVCVTPMELIDQALWLAKQPEIIFCSFGDMLRVPGSGADLLSIKAQGGDVRIVYSPLDCLAIARENPNREVVFFGVGFETTAPATAMTLHQARAQGISNFSLLCAHVLVPPAMEALLGNPNSLVQGFLAAGHVCTVTGERAYQHIAEKYQVPIVITGFEPVDIMQGIFACVRQLESGQFTCNNQYRRSVQPQGNAHAQKIIDQVFEPVDRHWRGLGLIPASGLGLRPAFAPWDAAVKFANLLQTMAPTMGETVCISGEILQGQRKPSDCPAFGTICTPEQPLGAPMVSSEGACAAYYRYRQQLPEPVGAARV; the protein is encoded by the coding sequence ATGAAATACGTTGATGAATATCGGGATGCCCAGGCGGTGGCCCATTACCGTCAGGCGATCGCCAGGGAGATAACCAAACCTTGGACGCTGATGGAGATTTGCGGCGGCCAGACCCACAGCATTGTCAAATATGGCTTGGATGCTTTGTTGCCGAAGAATTTGACTCTGATCCATGGTCCCGGCTGTCCTGTGTGCGTCACTCCGATGGAATTAATTGACCAGGCTTTGTGGTTAGCTAAGCAACCGGAGATCATTTTTTGTTCCTTTGGCGATATGTTGCGGGTGCCCGGCAGTGGGGCGGATTTGCTGAGCATTAAAGCCCAGGGCGGCGATGTGCGCATTGTCTATTCTCCTTTGGATTGTTTGGCGATCGCCAGGGAGAATCCTAATCGGGAAGTGGTATTTTTCGGAGTAGGTTTTGAAACTACAGCCCCTGCCACGGCCATGACTCTCCACCAAGCTAGGGCCCAGGGAATTAGCAATTTCAGTTTACTTTGCGCCCATGTATTGGTGCCCCCGGCTATGGAGGCTTTATTAGGCAATCCCAATTCCCTCGTGCAGGGCTTTTTGGCGGCAGGGCATGTCTGTACGGTGACCGGGGAAAGGGCCTATCAACATATCGCTGAAAAATACCAAGTACCCATTGTCATCACTGGCTTTGAACCTGTGGATATTATGCAGGGCATCTTTGCCTGTGTGCGCCAACTGGAGTCGGGACAATTCACCTGCAACAATCAATATCGGCGATCGGTCCAACCCCAGGGCAATGCCCATGCTCAGAAAATTATTGACCAAGTGTTTGAGCCAGTCGATCGCCATTGGCGGGGTTTGGGATTAATTCCGGCCAGCGGTTTGGGTTTAAGGCCAGCATTTGCCCCCTGGGATGCCGCAGTTAAATTCGCCAATTTATTGCAAACCATGGCCCCAACGATGGGAGAAACAGTGTGTATTAGCGGGGAAATTTTACAGGGACAACGGAAGCCCAGCGATTGTCCAGCCTTTGGTACTATCTGCACCCCAGAACAACCCTTGGGGGCTCCCATGGTTTCCTCGGAAGGAGCCTGTGCCGCCTATTACCGTTATCGCCAACAATTACCGGAACCAGTGGGAGCGGCCAGAGTTTAG
- the rfbD gene encoding dTDP-4-dehydrorhamnose reductase, producing MASKILLLGSAGQVGRELAIPLSCFGSVQEATRASFDLAQPDVLGEKIRAFAPDIIVNSAAYTAVDRAETEPELAYAVNALAPQAIAKVAKEIGAYVVHISTDYVFDGSQSSPYRETDATNPLGVYGQSKFQGEIAIADSGCNFLIVRTAWVYGVHGSGNFVKTMVRLGKERQKVRVVADQIGGPTWAKDLAEAIAALTEQRAQGIYHYSNSGVASWYDFAVAIFEEVENLGIPLKVRQVVPIATAAYPTPARRPAYSVLSHQKIVETLGSAPPHWRASLRAMLHQAISEGIV from the coding sequence TTGGCGAGCAAAATCCTGTTATTAGGTTCAGCGGGGCAAGTGGGACGAGAATTAGCCATTCCTTTGTCCTGTTTTGGTTCAGTGCAAGAAGCAACTAGGGCTAGCTTTGATTTGGCCCAGCCGGATGTCTTAGGGGAGAAAATTCGTGCTTTTGCCCCGGACATTATTGTCAACTCCGCGGCCTATACTGCTGTGGACAGGGCCGAAACAGAACCGGAATTAGCCTACGCAGTTAACGCCCTTGCTCCCCAGGCGATCGCCAAAGTGGCCAAGGAAATCGGTGCCTATGTGGTGCATATTTCCACTGACTATGTGTTTGATGGTAGCCAGAGTTCTCCCTACCGAGAAACGGATGCCACCAATCCCCTCGGGGTTTATGGCCAAAGCAAATTCCAGGGGGAAATAGCCATTGCCGACAGTGGTTGTAATTTTCTTATTGTCCGCACTGCCTGGGTTTATGGAGTCCATGGATCGGGCAATTTTGTCAAAACCATGGTGCGTTTAGGCAAAGAACGGCAAAAAGTCAGGGTGGTGGCGGATCAAATTGGTGGGCCCACCTGGGCAAAGGATCTGGCCGAGGCGATCGCCGCTTTGACGGAACAACGGGCCCAGGGCATTTACCACTACAGCAACAGTGGGGTGGCCAGTTGGTACGATTTTGCCGTGGCTATTTTTGAGGAAGTTGAAAATCTAGGTATTCCCCTTAAGGTGCGTCAGGTGGTGCCCATTGCCACAGCTGCCTATCCCACCCCGGCCCGACGGCCAGCCTATTCTGTTTTATCCCATCAAAAAATAGTAGAAACTTTGGGTTCTGCCCCTCCCCATTGGCGGGCTTCGTTACGGGCCATGCTCCACCAAGCTATCAGTGAGGGGATTGTCTGA
- the msrA gene encoding peptide-methionine (S)-S-oxide reductase MsrA, with translation MGFFDLFGKKTAMVAPNEALPGRSATMPVPDKHFVNGNPLKAPFPQGMETALFGLGCFWGAERKFWQIPGVYSTAVGYAAGYTPNPTYQEVCTGMTGHNEVVLVAFDPQQVSYDQLLKVFWESHNPTQGMRQGNDVGTQYRSGIYTYSEAQQQAALASKQAYQQALQQAGYGEITTEILPAPDFYYAEDYHQQYLAKNPNGYCGLGGTNVACPIGTEVSLGA, from the coding sequence ATGGGATTCTTCGATTTATTCGGTAAAAAAACTGCCATGGTTGCCCCCAATGAAGCATTACCCGGGCGATCGGCCACTATGCCCGTGCCAGATAAGCATTTTGTCAACGGCAATCCTCTCAAAGCTCCCTTTCCCCAGGGAATGGAAACGGCTCTGTTTGGTTTAGGCTGTTTTTGGGGAGCAGAACGCAAATTTTGGCAAATACCTGGAGTTTACAGCACCGCTGTTGGTTATGCGGCTGGTTATACCCCCAATCCCACTTACCAAGAAGTTTGTACGGGTATGACTGGCCATAACGAAGTGGTTTTAGTAGCCTTTGATCCCCAGCAAGTGAGTTACGACCAATTGCTCAAAGTCTTTTGGGAAAGCCATAACCCTACCCAGGGCATGCGCCAGGGCAATGATGTGGGTACCCAATACCGCTCTGGCATTTACACCTATTCCGAAGCCCAACAACAGGCCGCTTTGGCATCGAAGCAAGCCTATCAGCAAGCTCTGCAACAGGCAGGCTACGGGGAAATTACCACGGAAATTTTACCAGCCCCGGATTTTTATTACGCTGAAGACTATCACCAACAATATTTGGCGAAAAACCCCAATGGTTACTGCGGTTTGGGGGGCACTAATGTGGCCTGCCCCATTGGCACAGAAGTTTCCCTGGGAGCTTAG